From the genome of Acipenser ruthenus chromosome 14, fAciRut3.2 maternal haplotype, whole genome shotgun sequence, one region includes:
- the LOC131697465 gene encoding mesencephalic astrocyte-derived neurotrophic factor-like — protein sequence MVKLIQVSQETFNLDEVFKVCIGFLGRFYQTLKAKPAAFTPVIVEKELILACRYAKGKENRLFYYLGATSDAATKMTSEVTRPMSSHVPVQKICEKLQKKDSEICELRYVFKLEFLKKSSHWISAELKSILDSWEEMCKACIEKKDFVNLIQELAPKYTSRDTASSQTCEQHCALCNRVCRNLKDFHIFI from the exons ATGGTCAAATTGATTCAGGTTTCACAGGAAACATTTAATTTGGATGAAGTCTTTAAAG tatgcATTGGATTTTTGGGAAGGTTTTACCAAACATTGAAAGCCAAGCCTGCAGCCTTCACACCAGTCATTGTAGAAAAGGAGCTGATTTTAGCATGCAGGTATgccaaaggaaaagaaaacagacTG ttttattatttggGAGCAACAAGTGATGCGGCTACAAAGATGACCAGTGAAGTGACCCGTCCAATGAGCTCCCATGTGCCTGTACaaaaaatctgtgaaaaactacaaaagaaagacaGTGAGATATGTGAACTGAGATATG TTTTTAAACTGGAGTTTTTAAAG AAAAGCAGCCATTGGATTTCAGCAGAGCTGAAGAGCATTTTGGATTCCTGGGAAGAGATGTGCAAAGCATGCATTGAGAAAAAAGACTTTGTAAATCTGATCCAAGAGCTCGCTCCGAAGTATACCAGCAGAGACACAGCTTCCAGTCAGACCTGTGAGCAGCACTGTGCACTTTGCAACCGAGTCTGTCGAAACCTGAAAGACtttcatatctttatttaa